CTGCCTTGAACGATTGTGCACAAAACATATGATTGTCGAGATATGCTAACTTAAAACAATTCAATCACCGCACATACAGTAGAACGAACTTAACATTTAACACCCAACACAGAAttcgcactgtacagacattacccaacagacagtgcgcactgtacactCATTACCCGGCAggcagtgcgcactgtacaaaAGACATTGCGCATTGTGTATACATTACCCAAAAgtcagtgcgcactgtacactCATTGCGCATTGTTCAACATTGCGCATTGTTCAACAGACAAAGCACACTGTACAGCCATAACCCATAAGATATTGCTTATGTGCATACATTATCCAAAAGTCAGTGCAAACTTTACAGACGTTACCCagcagacagtgcgcactgtacagatattacccaacagacagtgcGAACTGTACATTcattacccaacagacagtgcgcactgtacagatgTTACCCAGCAGACAGTGCGCACAAACCCAGAATCCCGAACTCAGGTGGTTTCAAGTAGATATTCGCTCCAGTTTTGACTGCGAAATAAACATCACTTACTTTAAAATGTCGTTTATTtctagttttgtttttgcagaCAAGCTTCTATTTAAGTAGGCACACAATAAATAATTAACTATACCTTTGGGTGAAAGTAATGTCTATAAAGTCTTTCATATACGTAAACAGTGCGACTCTTTGTTGAGCTTTCATCGTGCAATGTGTCCGTACAACACTCGCGGGATAAATAATTCAACTGTCCTAGCCCCGGATGTAGCCCTGCTAACACGGGTATTTGTCCGCACAGATCTACTCCATCTTTGGCCCTAATGCTCATGTGCAGACCCTAGTTCCTTTCACACATAGTCCCGATACTCATAGTACACCAAGTAGCTTGACATCAGGATAATGCCCGGGTCTTGGGTGGGGTTCGGGTCCGAACCATTAAACCATCCATAATAAGATATTGTATTAGCAGCACCATGGCCATAGCGGAGCTGGTCGGTGATATCTTTCTCCCACGGTACAACTTCTTGTCCGTCACACCATCCCTCGCGACCAAACAACCACGCATCACGAAAATCCTCCCGCGTTCGTCCTTTCACTTTACGGTCCGCACAACCCGGGGCATCGCGAGCATTCTTGAAAATTCTCATGTTACTATAGTTGCCATTGACAACAAAGTGGTGTGACGTAATGCAGGCACCTGCGCAGTCGTTGTTGTCACGTCCGTGTCCTGTGATTGCTGCTACGAGCTTGACACGTGCCGTTCTAGGTGGGATCTTTATATTCGCAATCGCAAAATGCTTGTTGTAGTTCTCGTCGAACAGGCGTCCTGTAAACAAGTCTGTCTTGCTCATAGGGACAAGTGTTTTCTCCACAGATCTCCACGTCGTGTAGTTAGCGCCATCtgtgataataaaaacaatggtGATAACGTCGCTTGACATGAACAATCTAATTGTTTGGATATTATTATTTGACGTTAAGGGGCGGACCATTTTATTTTGACGGAGGTGGCTTTTTTTGCACTCTTTTTGTTCCCCGGATATTTTGATTTGCTGCTTGATTTTTCCCCCGAAGGATATGGCGAGTTTCTCTACCAGTCTTTGCTTGctccatatttttttcagggcCTGAGCCTTcctcgatttttttttggtgaatCAGCCACTCCCccataaaatataaattagtCCATCCCTAActtaatttataaaataaaaactcagGGCTGCAGAGATCGGCTTACTCGTAACTCCGTTATATTTCGAAAAGCttcaaaaaacaattttttcccTCGATAGTGACTCAGATGAACAAGAGCATCTCTTTATTACGACTGATTTTAAGGGCAATATAGCTGTTCTTGGAACAGCATTTACAGAAATGTTTTGCTTCAACATATTGGTTTTGTGCTcgatttttgtaaaaaaataaattgtccCCACGATCGTCAAATTGAAGACTCGCGGTGGAATGTGCCGAGAAAATTTTCGCTTAAAATAAAGGAGAATTAGTCATTTACAAAATCCATTCGGGTCAATATATAGTGCAACAGCTCTtcaaaatcagccgatggagaTGGATTTAAACTTTGTCTACATCGACAAAATGGGGGCTGACAGAAACTCTTTAATGCTAGCTGGTGATGATATTTAGACATGTTCATCCCATAGATGCTCACTCTGCATTTTGTCCGAAAGTCGAATGTCCAGACGGACAGTCCATGGCATGACCCACGCCTCAGTATTGATAGTAAAGTTGCAGGTGCAGCCTAGTGGTGAGGGGCACTTCATCAGGGGGAGGAGCGACGAGATGGGTGTGATCCAGTAGTTGCTTCTTCtgaaaataacaatcaaaaagAATCCAAGCAGTTTTATCAAACGATGAACAATATTAATGATGACGAAATACTGAAATGATTGCAAGTAATAATAGCTGTTGTGGTACAGTTGAGATTATGATGACGGAAGTAGGCTAACGGTCtacgataatgatgatgatgatgaactaACGGTAATAATAGTGATGGTCATGGTAAGATAATAAGAGGAtatcgatgatgatgacaacgacgacgacgacggcgacgacgcggcggcggcggcggtggtggtggtggtggtggtggtggtggtggtggtggtggtggtggtgatgatgatgatggcgattgTGATGACGACGATTATGGCGATGAAGATTATTATTAccatgataatgatgatgatatatcatacgttgaaaaaaataaaatgtaccTTTTAAACGCCATTATCCAGCGTCCTAACTCAGACCCACGAGTCACACTGCCATCACACGTGACAAACAGCCTAATCACGTGATCCCAGTGAGTGCATCCGTCGGGACCAGTCCCTGGACATGACACGGACATATCAAGCTCCACGTGTCTGTACAGCTGAAGTTCTGCAGAACAAATCAATACATCCAAAAAATAAGATAAGGCCTTCGAGCCTGAAAGGCAAGCTAGTAGAATGCAAAATACACTATTAGATGCGCATATTGCTTGCGCAAGATTTACTAAGGCTCGAAAcgttgttattattttaatatatctGGTAGACGACCGGATCCCTACGGCGGATTGTGGAGTAAACCGCGGAGCATGGAAACCTTATGCTGTGTATCTTTCACGTGATTTCGCTCCTCTACTTACGGTAGTACGGAGGTAAAGTCACTTGTCTTGTGATCCCTTCGGTCCCGCGAAGCTCCTTGTCTTTGAAAACGCTGATGACGCGTGCGTCTCCGCTCTTGTTGTACACATTTTCCGTGACGTAATCAAACCTGGCGCGAACAGTAAGTCATGAGCATATTTAGCATCTGAGCTTTTTGATTTGCCTGCCTATCCGTAATCAACTCATGATTTTTCCTCACTCTCCTTCTTTACCACCATTACTTTAGCTTAGATCCTTCTATACTGCAACTAACTTGGGCTATTTAGACTATTCTTATACATCCAACATCCCACAGCTTCATTAGGCTTGCCAGAATTAAGACCTAACCTTCCTACTCtcttgtttttctattttactGCAACCTTGTAAGGTTTTGTCCTTTTCATTAGCAGTCAATCTACACAACACTTACCACTGAGCGTGATAAGCCAAAAAACGCATGCTCGGGAACAGAAACCAGCTTGTCTGCTGTACTCGTCCCTGGCCATCTATGCCAAACACAAACGCGTCTGATGGGGTGGTCTGGAACCGAGCGTATAGCCCAGACACTTGTGTCAGTCTAAAGCCGCTGGCACTATGTATCAAGGTCGCGGGGATGTTCAGCTGCTGTTCGCACTCTCTGCCATTGCAGTTAAGGTCTCGTTCCAGGCCGCTCCGCGGAGCGTAGGCCATGACGCCAAGGGCCCCGTTATTCTGCGCGTTTTTTATCTGTGAAACCCGGATCAGGAGTATGTTATCGAATATCGGCTGGCATGTTGGCTTTAACGTGGAGCTGCTCCATGTTTTTCAATATCACAGACAAACAGCAACAAATCGTCACCTGTTCAAGTTTTTATACGATCATATAATATAGATTTGAAGGCTTCTTAGAACGAGAGATCCAACGTTGTTTTATCATGTTCCAATGATTTAACGTTATTCACGCTAGTAGTGATACTTTTTAAGCAAGCCAAAGCGGCAGATTGCTCGCAAATCTATAGCAAGCATGCAAAACCAATCACACTACCAGGATATTAGCAGCTTTGCTTGAATCTTTTTACAGAAGAGGTCTGGTTACTAACGTTGTTCGATTTCATTGGTGAAGGATGTTTTAAAATCTACTTGCGTATTGCGAAACTACAAGAAGGTTGCGCAAGTCGCTCATCTGCAGTGAATCAGGATTTGGTGTCGGTTTTCGATTAAACGACTTCTGTTTATAAGCGCGGTAGGTCTCAACTCCCTTTTTCTCCTGTTATTTGCGTGTGTGGCCGCAAGTTTAGAGACGCTTTGATATCTTACGCAATCAATTTAATACAAATCGCACCTTAGTAAAAGGAGAACAACTGCCCTGTTCGAGCGAAACTAGTGCCAGGCTTCCCTGCGGGTTTTCAGCGAATTTTGATGCACAGGAGTCGTTGATGTTGAGGATTCTGAGCCGGCGGTGTTTAGCAGTCAGCGCGTTGACTGTTGGAAGCCATGAGTAGCGCGCGTCCAGTCGACGGAACACGTTGAGAACGTCACCTGGAAGAGAGCACAACGAACAGTCAATGAACGCCATTTTATACCCTCGCACcgggcccgtagccaggattttgaacggaggggttcgtttacccattaagcggaccattttctcttaggtagatCGTCCCAGCTTGCAGTGGTCCTCAATTTTCCTCAAtcaaccgttgtattttcaattcaatttcaattttcaatttGTAAAATAGCAAATAAGTTCTTGATCGATATTCTTTTATTGGGCTTGAAATACGTGATTAGGTGAAAATAAATAGTtgcaaaaaattatttttaccaatttacaataaaaacgtGCAATATTCCTTCAATTTCACTTTATTTTATTGCGCAACTGGCGCAACCTACTTGTACAAATATATTAGTGCGCAGCGCATGTTCACAATTATgcctagcctgcgtagcaagcgttccCGTGTGTTTTGAGCGAAAGGAAACCCTGAGAAACAGAGGAAACCGGCGAGAAGTTCGATATGCCATATGTCAAAATCTCGCTAATCGAACTTCTCGTCGGTTTCTGGGTTTCTTTGCGCTCAATACACACGggaacgcttgctacgcagtaCCGAGTCTAAAGCCCAGCGTGGAAGGCCTCTGGGCAGACTCTCGTGTCAATTACCGGACTGTGGAAGGTGGTTCCATAGTCTCAGGGCACTGAACTCGAGTGAAGACTAACACCAAAATCGGTTGAAAGGGTCCTGCGACAATTCCGTTGTGTGTAAGCTttctattttaataaaataaaaatgaaagcaACAAACCATTGCTATTCTCGACAGCAATCTGATCATATCCACAGAACCGCCCTGCGCATGCCCACTGCGACAAGAGTCCCGGTATCCAATTCCCGAGTTGGTGAACAGGAAAAGTCACAAAGTGTACGCGTCTTAGCCAGTGCTGCCGAAATGTCGACATTCTCACGAACTTGCTCGGGTCGCCGACGGGGGTACCGAAGCGCTTCCGTCTTACCGGCGCTCGGGTTGAGCCGACTGGGTTGGTGCGTGTACGATCGGCTATGTATTGCCGTCTGCAAACATCAAGAGAGAAGTCGTATTGAGGCATGTAGGATGAAAGGAATTGCCCCTGCTAAGCTGACAGATCTATAAAGCTCTATGTTGATGAAGACAACAAAACGTGACGTGGGTCCTCTTTGGCTAGTAACTATGTCTGGATTCCGCCGTCCATATGACAGAGTCCTTTGAAGcgtacctgtaggctttgatagtatTTTTCCGGCCCGAAAACCCGAAAACACGGAGCTTGCATATTCATAGCGTCAGTCTAAAAATCCTAAGGTGCGCAGACTATCCATATACTAGGGCCCCCTTCACTTCCATAAAGTGAGATTGTTACAATGATCTGTgcatacccctcccccctgttaGGGACAGGCTTGCGCGTGCTGTGTATGCCAACGTGTGTATGTCGCAGAAATTTTTAGGGCTTGCTGGATTCTGGCGCCTTAATTTCTAGACACACCATAAGTCTTTTTCTAATTGATTTCATGCATACAGTATCATATCACTATGgctaagaataaaaaaagtatttgcttTGGTACTTAAGAAGAACAATATGATGGCGGGAAAGCGCAATGTTTTTAATAACAGAGAATATTTCTACAGAAGATTTGCATTTCCCAAACTAaatatatctaaaatataTCTTAAAGAGGAAGATACTGCTATCATAACGCTATTGTCAGAGCTGCTCAAATTTCTCTCCGACAATATAAAAGTTCCGGTAGCAGTTCGAGTGTGCATTTAGCGATTGTgattcattatttttattgttttagaaAAGCGTCCATTGATCGTCGATAGAACAATGCGCAAAACTATAACTATTTTGTCGCGGCGTATTTCGCCTGAGGGGGTGAGGGCTGCCCCGCCGGAAAAAGTGTTTCACCAGCAGGAAGAAAGTTAAATGCTCATCAGTAAACGCGATACTCCACAATCGGAAATAGCGCGTAGAACCGCAATTAGTATACGTTCACGAATAAACACGACACCCTCACAATCGGAAATGCATTACACAACCGCAATTAGTGCGTACACTCATAAGTAAACTTGATACTCTATAACCGAGCATACATACAGTACACAAGTACGAATTAAGTGAGTGCAGAGACCATGGAATTTGGAACAAGATGGACTCTGAACGTGAAAATGCCCGGGATATCGCTTTCATTCAAAGGTCGTAAAACTTGTTAAGCAGGTTTCGCGATGCGATTGTGACTGGGGTAGAAGGAACTCCCTACGTTTTTGACGGTGATATGGTTAGCAAAGAAACCTCTATACTTTGTAGAAGGGAATAGAATGCCAATCGATGAGGGTACTTGATTAGATCGCCGACGATTACATCTCGATTTCAAGCACTCCTGAGTGACCCAGACTCTTGAACGCTTTTAGCTATATAACCAGTCTTTTCAAAAACTGATATTCTATTTGTATTTTAGCATTTTAAACAAAGATGAGTTGTGTTGAAACCTCCCAAAGTTTGAATACAAGTTTTgttccaaaaataaaaaaaacacattatgAACGTGACCCGTGAAAATAGCGGATGCTTTCTTTCAGAATAATGCTGTCAAGTTGAAGTCGTCTCTGCCAAAAGTCCTTTTAAACTTTCGAGTACAATGACAGAATCACATATctgtcagaaaaaaaaaaccggcTCTTTCAAAAAAACCTTGTGATCACGGGATGTGAGCACATCAAACGTCCTGTTCGATGTTCTTCTGTCACATCGCGTTTTGTCTTCCCTAGCATttacatacaaaaaaaaatattttttcaaagaatCAGATTTTTAGAAGTCGGGTCGACACAAAAATGAGCGTACATAAAATCGACACCAAAGACAAAAGAATGTACCAGATTGTAATCCTTTTAGCGGATTAATGTCCCCCGGTCTACATTCTTCGCACTTTAAAACTCACTTTGCACAGCGGTATACCTGCACCTTAGCTGACACGTCCTGTGGTTTTCGCAAGAAAAATAAGTTACTCCAATTTCAGCTTGCAGGCCTCAAAATGTGCTctagttttttatttagttcCAAGGTACACATTGGAGAAAAAAATTG
The sequence above is a segment of the Nematostella vectensis chromosome 2, jaNemVect1.1, whole genome shotgun sequence genome. Coding sequences within it:
- the LOC5521129 gene encoding uncharacterized protein LOC5521129 isoform X1, producing MRNAMRKFLLFLLILLTKGISSHAAAIPSLAPGDKAPPFTLQTHSGTLSYDKGMINGDEGSPVIMVVFSNDSYFLESLFASPQQLFVDLFELSPDNAHYVFLFKDVKNAFSGASPEQKLTDIFIKTVYRYSIARSRQYIADRTRTNPVGSTRAPVRRKRFGTPVGDPSKFVRMSTFRQHWLRRVHFVTFPVHQLGNWIPGLLSQWACAGRFCGYDQIAVENSNGDVLNVFRRLDARYSWLPTVNALTAKHRRLRILNINDSCASKFAENPQGSLALVSLEQGSCSPFTKIKNAQNNGALGVMAYAPRSGLERDLNCNGRECEQQLNIPATLIHSASGFRLTQVSGLYARFQTTPSDAFVFGIDGQGRVQQTSWFLFPSMRFLAYHAQWFDYVTENVYNKSGDARVISVFKDKELRGTEGITRQVTLPPYYQLQLYRHVELDMSVSCPGTGPDGCTHWDHVIRLFVTCDGSVTRGSELGRWIMAFKRRSNYWITPISSLLPLMKCPSPLGCTCNFTINTEAWVMPWTVRLDIRLSDKMQNGANYTTWRSVEKTLVPMSKTDLFTGRLFDENYNKHFAIANIKIPPRTARVKLVAAITGHGRDNNDCAGACITSHHFVVNGNYSNMRIFKNARDAPGCADRKVKGRTREDFRDAWLFGREGWCDGQEVVPWEKDITDQLRYGHGAANTISYYGWFNGSDPNPTQDPGIILMSSYLVYYEYRDYV
- the LOC5521129 gene encoding uncharacterized protein LOC5521129 isoform X2, which encodes MGLSDVKNAFSGASPEQKLTDIFIKTVYRYSIARSRQYIADRTRTNPVGSTRAPVRRKRFGTPVGDPSKFVRMSTFRQHWLRRVHFVTFPVHQLGNWIPGLLSQWACAGRFCGYDQIAVENSNGDVLNVFRRLDARYSWLPTVNALTAKHRRLRILNINDSCASKFAENPQGSLALVSLEQGSCSPFTKIKNAQNNGALGVMAYAPRSGLERDLNCNGRECEQQLNIPATLIHSASGFRLTQVSGLYARFQTTPSDAFVFGIDGQGRVQQTSWFLFPSMRFLAYHAQWFDYVTENVYNKSGDARVISVFKDKELRGTEGITRQVTLPPYYQLQLYRHVELDMSVSCPGTGPDGCTHWDHVIRLFVTCDGSVTRGSELGRWIMAFKRRSNYWITPISSLLPLMKCPSPLGCTCNFTINTEAWVMPWTVRLDIRLSDKMQNGANYTTWRSVEKTLVPMSKTDLFTGRLFDENYNKHFAIANIKIPPRTARVKLVAAITGHGRDNNDCAGACITSHHFVVNGNYSNMRIFKNARDAPGCADRKVKGRTREDFRDAWLFGREGWCDGQEVVPWEKDITDQLRYGHGAANTISYYGWFNGSDPNPTQDPGIILMSSYLVYYEYRDYV